The Rhodocytophaga rosea genome has a segment encoding these proteins:
- a CDS encoding inositol monophosphatase family protein, protein MLFQPFLSQTLQLVADIASKNFGKVSGTIKSGDSNQVLTQTDLEIGRLIINEIEKQYPDHNIIDEEAGVIDKGSAFTWVVDPIDGTSNFAAGIPTYGIMIGLLENDIPMAGGIVLPAFNEVYLAEKGKGAFCNGEKITVSTQTKLISGLVAYGIDGHQENPQFTYEECHLLAEIVLNIRNLRSSNSVFDLAMLARGRYAAVLNRTSKIWDNVAPHILIEEAGGKYTGFYGEKIDYSQPLSRSEQNFTFCAASPVLHQQLQAIIHRKK, encoded by the coding sequence ATGCTTTTTCAACCATTCCTTTCTCAAACCCTGCAATTAGTTGCTGATATAGCCAGTAAGAATTTTGGCAAAGTGTCAGGCACTATCAAATCTGGTGATTCGAATCAGGTGCTTACCCAGACGGACCTTGAAATTGGCCGTCTTATAATTAATGAAATAGAAAAACAATATCCTGACCATAATATTATTGATGAAGAAGCAGGCGTGATAGATAAAGGTTCTGCCTTTACCTGGGTAGTAGATCCGATAGATGGAACCAGTAATTTTGCTGCCGGTATTCCTACCTATGGCATTATGATCGGCTTACTGGAAAACGATATACCCATGGCAGGTGGCATTGTGCTGCCTGCTTTTAATGAAGTGTATCTGGCAGAAAAAGGCAAAGGCGCTTTTTGCAATGGCGAAAAAATTACTGTGAGTACACAAACCAAACTTATTTCCGGACTGGTTGCTTATGGAATAGATGGTCACCAGGAAAATCCGCAGTTTACCTATGAGGAATGCCACCTGCTGGCAGAAATTGTATTGAATATCCGGAATTTACGCTCCAGCAATAGTGTATTTGACCTCGCCATGCTGGCCAGAGGCAGATATGCAGCCGTACTCAACCGGACGAGTAAAATATGGGATAATGTAGCCCCACATATTTTGATAGAAGAAGCCGGAGGAAAGTATACCGGGTTTTATGGAGAAAAAATAGACTATTCGCAGCCGCTCAGCCGCAGCGAACAAAACTTTACATTTTGTGCTGCTTCTCCTGTACTACACCAGCAATTGCAGGCAATTATTCACCGGAAGAAGTAA
- a CDS encoding cell division protein ZapA: MSSLSLKIKIADREYPIKAPAAEEERLRNAGKAINDKLRLYKTQFGIDDKQDLLAMVAIECMVEKIRSEEETSGFTSAVSDKIERLDNLITSAL, translated from the coding sequence ATGAGTAGTCTTTCATTAAAAATAAAAATAGCTGATCGGGAATACCCAATTAAAGCACCGGCTGCTGAGGAAGAAAGGCTGCGTAATGCCGGAAAAGCAATTAACGATAAGCTCAGATTGTATAAGACACAATTTGGTATTGATGATAAACAGGATCTACTGGCCATGGTTGCCATAGAATGTATGGTAGAGAAAATCCGGTCGGAAGAAGAAACCTCGGGTTTCACTTCCGCAGTTTCAGATAAAATTGAACGTCTGGACAATCTGATTACTTCTGCGCTTTGA
- the map gene encoding type I methionyl aminopeptidase, whose protein sequence is MSISSQIELSGIQRVSEAVSVTLRKMREYTRPGMSTKEIDEYGGAILKEFGARSAPKISYGFPGWTCISVNNEVAHGIPSHKTILREGDLVNIDVSAELDGFWGDNGGSFVLGNDLYNHQVLVDASKTILFKAIQQIKGGVRIAEVGGFIEKEAKKSGFRVIKNLVGHGIGRKLHEEPSEIPNYYDAMNRQRFKKNSVVAIETFISTRASIAHDKGDGWTLVTKDGSFVAQHEHTILITDHTPIILTEANQIWN, encoded by the coding sequence ATGTCCATATCTTCACAAATCGAATTATCAGGCATACAGAGAGTAAGTGAAGCGGTAAGTGTAACGCTTCGCAAAATGCGTGAATACACTCGTCCGGGCATGAGCACCAAAGAAATTGATGAATATGGAGGAGCCATTTTAAAAGAATTTGGTGCCAGATCAGCTCCCAAAATAAGTTATGGTTTTCCCGGCTGGACCTGCATCAGTGTAAATAATGAAGTAGCCCATGGTATTCCTTCGCATAAAACTATTTTGAGAGAAGGTGATCTGGTGAATATTGATGTATCAGCAGAACTGGATGGATTCTGGGGAGATAATGGAGGCTCATTTGTATTGGGGAACGATTTATATAATCACCAAGTATTGGTGGATGCTTCCAAAACAATCTTGTTCAAAGCCATTCAGCAAATCAAGGGCGGTGTCAGAATTGCCGAAGTAGGAGGTTTTATAGAAAAAGAAGCAAAGAAATCCGGGTTCCGGGTAATAAAAAACCTGGTGGGCCATGGCATAGGCAGAAAACTACACGAAGAACCTAGTGAAATACCCAATTATTATGACGCTATGAACCGGCAGCGGTTTAAAAAGAATTCAGTAGTAGCCATTGAAACCTTTATTTCTACCAGAGCCAGCATTGCCCATGACAAAGGCGACGGCTGGACGCTGGTGACCAAAGATGGAAGTTTTGTAGCCCAGCATGAGCATACCATCCTCATTACTGACCATACTCCTATTATTCTCACAGAAGCTAATCAGATCTGGAATTAG
- the rny gene encoding ribonuclease Y, with protein MPDLAYTLITSIFALGAGVLIGRILLRRVFKKKEEEAREKARQIVKEAELSAENIKKDRILEAKEKFLKLKAEFEEESNKKKQIIITNENKLKQREQSLVQKEQNIAKMLEQNKRREAELDSLKENLTEQMDIAGKKRDEAEKLRTSQVAKLEKIANLTADEARDQLVEALKDEAQTRASSYIKNIVEEAKLTATKEAKKVVIETIQRTATEHAIENCVSIFNIESDDIKGKIIGREGRNIRALEAATGVEIIVDDTPEAIIISGFDPVRREVARLSLHRLVQDGRIHPARIEEVVAKTQKNIEDEIVEMGERTVIDLGIHGLHPELIKLVGRMRFRSSYGQNLLQHSREVAKLCATMASELGLNAKMAKRAGLLHDIGKVWPEEPELPHAILGMELAKKYKEHPEVCNAIGAHHDEIEMTSIISPIIQTCDAISGSRPGARREVMESYIKRLKELEELAVAFQGVTKCYAIQAGRELRVMVDAENVTDEKANLLSYDISQKIEKDMQYPGQIKVTVIREMRAVSYAK; from the coding sequence ATGCCAGACTTAGCGTACACGTTAATAACCAGTATCTTCGCCTTAGGGGCAGGAGTACTGATTGGAAGAATACTGTTGCGGAGAGTATTCAAAAAGAAAGAAGAAGAAGCCCGCGAGAAAGCCAGACAAATTGTGAAGGAAGCTGAACTCAGTGCCGAAAATATCAAGAAAGACCGCATTCTGGAAGCCAAAGAGAAATTTTTAAAACTAAAAGCTGAGTTTGAGGAAGAATCCAATAAGAAGAAGCAGATCATTATTACCAACGAAAATAAACTCAAGCAGCGGGAACAAAGTCTGGTTCAGAAAGAGCAGAACATCGCCAAAATGCTTGAGCAGAACAAACGCCGGGAAGCCGAATTAGATAGCCTAAAAGAAAACCTGACCGAGCAAATGGATATAGCCGGGAAGAAACGGGACGAAGCCGAAAAATTACGTACTTCACAGGTAGCCAAATTAGAGAAAATAGCCAATCTTACCGCCGACGAAGCCCGTGATCAACTGGTAGAAGCCCTGAAAGATGAAGCCCAAACCCGTGCTTCTTCTTATATCAAAAACATCGTAGAAGAAGCTAAACTTACTGCTACCAAAGAAGCCAAAAAAGTAGTAATCGAAACCATTCAGCGCACGGCTACTGAGCATGCGATTGAGAACTGCGTATCAATTTTTAACATAGAAAGCGACGATATAAAAGGTAAAATCATCGGACGGGAAGGCCGGAATATACGTGCCTTGGAAGCTGCAACCGGTGTTGAAATTATTGTAGACGATACTCCTGAAGCCATTATTATTTCCGGTTTTGATCCGGTACGCCGGGAAGTGGCCCGCTTGTCGTTGCACCGCCTGGTACAGGATGGACGTATTCACCCGGCACGTATCGAAGAGGTAGTAGCCAAAACCCAGAAAAACATCGAGGATGAAATTGTTGAAATGGGTGAACGTACCGTGATTGACCTGGGTATACATGGCCTGCATCCGGAGTTAATTAAACTGGTAGGCCGTATGCGTTTCCGGTCTTCTTATGGGCAAAACCTGTTGCAGCACTCCCGGGAAGTAGCAAAATTATGTGCTACGATGGCATCTGAATTAGGCTTGAATGCAAAGATGGCCAAACGTGCCGGATTGCTGCACGACATTGGCAAAGTATGGCCGGAAGAACCAGAATTGCCACACGCTATTCTGGGCATGGAACTCGCCAAAAAATACAAGGAACACCCAGAAGTGTGTAATGCCATTGGCGCTCACCACGATGAAATTGAAATGACTTCCATTATTTCACCCATTATCCAAACCTGTGATGCCATCTCCGGTTCAAGGCCAGGTGCCCGCCGGGAGGTAATGGAATCATACATCAAACGGTTGAAAGAACTGGAAGAACTGGCTGTAGCGTTTCAGGGCGTAACCAAGTGCTATGCTATTCAGGCTGGCCGTGAATTGCGGGTAATGGTAGATGCCGAAAACGTAACCGACGAAAAAGCCAATTTGCTCTCCTATGATATTTCCCAGAAAATTGAGAAGGACATGCAATACCCCGGCCAGATCAAAGTTACCGTTATCCGTGAAATGCGGGCGGTAAGTTATGCTAAGTAA
- a CDS encoding DinB family protein, which produces MKTHLLLKTLALLFSFVAFNGYPVLLLAHPNPISKTQMVADWKRAKEFTKEYLDAMPEDGVNYKPNPEVRSFAEQMIHLAGANFAFASAASGKANPYAGKKLETMEEYKTKAALSKLVLESYDFVVSALEGTADASMGDKIKLFNMDTTKELAFHKAFEHQTHHRGQATLYLRMKGVKPPQEKLF; this is translated from the coding sequence ATGAAAACACACTTATTGCTTAAAACGCTTGCTTTGCTATTCAGTTTTGTAGCATTTAACGGATATCCGGTTTTACTTTTAGCTCACCCCAATCCAATTTCCAAGACCCAGATGGTGGCCGACTGGAAACGGGCCAAAGAATTTACCAAAGAATACCTGGATGCTATGCCGGAAGATGGCGTAAATTACAAGCCCAATCCAGAGGTTCGCAGTTTTGCTGAGCAGATGATCCATCTGGCGGGTGCTAATTTTGCTTTCGCTTCAGCTGCTTCCGGAAAAGCCAATCCATATGCTGGTAAGAAACTGGAAACGATGGAGGAATACAAAACTAAAGCTGCACTTTCAAAACTGGTATTAGAAAGTTATGATTTTGTGGTGAGCGCCTTGGAAGGAACGGCTGATGCCAGTATGGGAGATAAAATAAAGTTGTTTAATATGGATACTACTAAAGAATTAGCCTTTCATAAAGCTTTTGAACACCAGACTCACCACCGCGGACAGGCTACTTTGTATCTGCGTATGAAAGGTGTGAAGCCGCCACAAGAGAAATTATTCTGA
- a CDS encoding cation diffusion facilitator family transporter yields the protein MAGGSSKAGIYGAVAANVAIAITKFIAAAFTGSSAMLSEGIHSVVDTGNGLLLLLGLKRSLKPADEQHPFGHGKEYYFWSLIVAVLIFAIGGGMSVYEGLIHLQHPEPITDPFWNYITLGFALFFEGMSSYIILKQIAVERGEQSYWQAIKASKDPAVFAVLYENAGAIFGLMIAFIGVFLGHTLENPFIDGVASILIGLVLVIIAVMLVNESKGLLIGEAADSRLISQISKLVQSEPSVESFKVPLSMHFGPQEILLVLNVQFRQNMSTADIEQATNRIEKIIRTKYPEVKRIYIEANRPAQVEESLRNK from the coding sequence ATGGCAGGAGGTTCTTCTAAAGCAGGTATTTATGGCGCAGTAGCGGCTAATGTAGCTATTGCTATCACCAAATTTATTGCAGCAGCTTTTACAGGTAGTTCGGCTATGCTATCTGAAGGCATCCACTCAGTGGTAGACACTGGAAACGGACTGCTGTTATTACTGGGGCTGAAACGAAGCCTTAAGCCTGCCGACGAACAACATCCTTTTGGGCATGGGAAAGAATATTATTTCTGGTCGCTGATTGTAGCTGTACTTATTTTTGCAATTGGCGGGGGTATGTCGGTCTATGAGGGACTGATTCACCTGCAGCACCCGGAACCTATCACAGATCCCTTCTGGAATTATATTACGCTTGGGTTTGCCCTGTTTTTTGAAGGCATGTCTTCCTATATTATTCTCAAACAAATTGCTGTGGAACGGGGAGAGCAAAGTTACTGGCAGGCCATTAAAGCCAGTAAAGATCCGGCCGTATTTGCGGTGTTGTACGAAAATGCAGGAGCCATATTCGGGCTGATGATTGCTTTTATTGGCGTTTTTCTGGGACATACGCTGGAAAATCCTTTTATTGATGGTGTGGCTTCAATTCTGATTGGTCTGGTGCTGGTAATAATTGCCGTCATGCTGGTGAACGAAAGCAAAGGCTTACTCATCGGAGAGGCAGCTGATAGCAGGCTGATTAGTCAGATCAGTAAACTGGTACAAAGCGAACCTTCGGTAGAAAGTTTTAAAGTGCCTCTTTCCATGCACTTTGGCCCGCAGGAAATTTTACTGGTGCTCAATGTACAGTTCCGGCAAAATATGTCTACTGCTGATATTGAGCAAGCCACCAATCGCATTGAAAAAATCATCCGGACAAAATATCCGGAAGTAAAACGTATATATATTGAAGCCAACCGGCCAGCACAGGTAGAGGAAAGCCTTCGTAATAAATAA
- a CDS encoding Gfo/Idh/MocA family protein: MNRRDFIKISAASSAYSALPLMPALNFQKTKKYKTALVGSGWWGMNILRSAIAAGESKVVAMCDVDQNQLLPAMAEVEKLSGDKPKPYKDFREMLTKEKPEIVIVGTPDHWHPLITIMAVQQGAHVYVEKPIGHTIQEGRAMVKAARDNNRIVQVGTHRRVSPHNKSGMEFLKSGKAGKIGMVRAFVHYGGGPGQMVPDEEPPKGMDWDMWCGPAPLTPYNKTMHPRGFRQYLDYANGTLGDWGIHWMDQILWWTEEKYPKTVFSTGGRAIKKDNTTAPDHQVVSYEFEDFTAVWEHRQFAANNAEKGENVGCYFYGTEGTFHMGWQQGWTFYPTDSKKRVLHEDPKLDKPDDQNISALWANFLQSIKSNSLPVCDIEIGHRSTNMSLLGMISLKTGRSIKWDGEKELILNDAEASKLLSRDYRGPWEYPRV, from the coding sequence ATGAACCGGAGAGACTTTATAAAAATATCTGCTGCCAGCTCAGCGTATTCTGCTTTGCCTTTAATGCCTGCCTTAAATTTTCAGAAAACCAAAAAATACAAAACAGCCCTGGTAGGTTCTGGCTGGTGGGGAATGAATATACTACGCAGTGCCATTGCTGCAGGCGAATCTAAGGTAGTAGCTATGTGCGATGTAGACCAGAATCAACTATTGCCAGCTATGGCAGAAGTAGAAAAACTGAGTGGGGATAAACCCAAACCATATAAAGATTTCAGGGAGATGCTCACTAAAGAAAAACCTGAAATTGTAATTGTGGGTACGCCCGACCACTGGCATCCACTCATTACCATTATGGCTGTACAGCAAGGAGCACATGTATATGTAGAAAAACCAATTGGCCATACCATACAAGAAGGCAGGGCTATGGTGAAAGCAGCCAGGGACAATAATCGGATTGTTCAGGTGGGTACGCACCGCCGGGTTTCTCCGCACAATAAGTCTGGGATGGAGTTTCTTAAATCCGGAAAGGCCGGAAAGATTGGGATGGTACGGGCATTTGTACACTATGGAGGTGGCCCTGGACAGATGGTGCCGGATGAAGAACCGCCAAAAGGAATGGACTGGGATATGTGGTGCGGACCAGCTCCCTTAACGCCCTATAACAAAACGATGCATCCCAGAGGCTTCCGACAGTACCTGGATTATGCCAATGGTACCTTAGGAGACTGGGGCATTCATTGGATGGACCAGATTCTGTGGTGGACAGAAGAAAAGTATCCGAAAACGGTTTTCTCCACCGGAGGAAGAGCTATTAAAAAAGATAATACAACGGCTCCGGATCACCAGGTAGTAAGCTATGAATTTGAGGATTTTACAGCTGTGTGGGAACACCGCCAGTTTGCAGCCAATAATGCGGAAAAAGGCGAAAATGTGGGTTGTTATTTCTATGGAACAGAAGGTACTTTCCACATGGGCTGGCAACAAGGCTGGACATTTTACCCCACTGATAGTAAAAAACGGGTTCTGCACGAAGACCCTAAACTCGATAAACCCGATGACCAGAATATTAGTGCATTGTGGGCAAATTTCCTGCAATCTATAAAAAGCAATAGCTTGCCGGTTTGTGATATAGAAATCGGCCACCGGTCTACTAATATGAGTTTGCTGGGCATGATCAGTTTGAAAACGGGCAGAAGTATTAAATGGGATGGAGAAAAAGAATTGATCCTTAATGACGCGGAAGCCAGCAAATTATTAAGCCGGGACTACCGTGGACCCTGGGAATATCCGAGGGTATAA
- a CDS encoding energy transducer TonB translates to MSAMKTNLIFGFSIILLSFSLSYGQPNNRLVVWLPLFKEAKVPDNKILPVFPGGENALNNYFYTNLKQAEKELGEPIIGFANYESRVSFVLDENGKVQNIELVTDSPNFAKMDQKLIEMVKKMPDWVPYVEAELKKSLKVGLVISYNDNTAHLKFD, encoded by the coding sequence ATGTCTGCTATGAAAACGAACTTGATTTTTGGTTTTAGTATTATTCTGCTTTCTTTCTCTCTATCGTATGGGCAACCCAATAATAGATTAGTAGTATGGCTACCATTATTTAAAGAGGCAAAAGTACCTGATAATAAAATTCTGCCTGTATTTCCGGGTGGTGAAAACGCCTTAAATAATTATTTTTATACTAATTTAAAGCAAGCAGAAAAGGAACTTGGAGAACCTATCATAGGCTTTGCTAACTATGAGAGCCGGGTAAGTTTTGTTTTGGATGAAAATGGAAAGGTACAAAATATTGAATTGGTAACTGACTCCCCAAACTTTGCAAAGATGGATCAAAAGCTAATAGAAATGGTTAAAAAAATGCCTGATTGGGTTCCCTATGTAGAAGCTGAACTGAAAAAATCTCTTAAAGTTGGCCTGGTAATAAGTTATAATGATAATACAGCGCACCTTAAATTTGACTAG
- a CDS encoding glycerophosphodiester phosphodiesterase family protein, with amino-acid sequence MRIAVSILVIFFIEALFLPVCSFSQNYFIRTTHANELQEFLRRTPDRIPLVSAHRGGPAPGFPENCLATFDHTLQNTYALIECDVQLSKDSMLVMMHDDKLERTSNGTSKVADKTWQELQKLKLKDNNGTLTPYSIPTLAQVLQWAKGKTILTVDVKRGVPPQKIVQAIQQEKAEGYSVIITYSMEAVRQYHQLDSSLVISVTCRNIEELNRLKASGIPPKNVVAFVGITEPEPALYEALHQKGISCILGTIGNLDRSAEARQTNVYANLVKNGADILATDKPIEASASIEELILKKSSKRKFFKK; translated from the coding sequence ATGAGAATTGCCGTTTCAATCCTGGTCATTTTCTTTATTGAGGCTCTGTTTTTACCTGTTTGCAGCTTTAGCCAGAATTATTTTATACGCACTACGCATGCAAACGAATTACAGGAATTTCTGCGCCGTACGCCTGACCGTATTCCGCTTGTATCTGCACATCGGGGCGGACCTGCTCCTGGTTTTCCTGAAAACTGCCTGGCTACTTTCGACCATACACTACAAAATACATATGCCTTAATCGAATGTGATGTGCAGCTCAGCAAAGACAGTATGCTGGTGATGATGCATGATGATAAGCTGGAACGTACCAGCAATGGAACCAGCAAAGTAGCAGATAAAACCTGGCAGGAATTACAGAAATTGAAGTTAAAAGACAATAACGGAACGCTTACCCCTTATTCTATTCCAACCTTAGCGCAGGTACTTCAATGGGCGAAAGGCAAAACGATTCTTACCGTAGATGTAAAACGGGGCGTACCTCCACAGAAAATTGTACAAGCTATACAACAGGAAAAGGCGGAGGGATACTCTGTCATTATTACCTACTCCATGGAAGCTGTCCGGCAATATCATCAACTGGATTCCAGCCTGGTGATTTCTGTAACCTGTAGAAATATAGAAGAACTAAACCGGCTCAAGGCATCTGGTATTCCTCCTAAAAATGTAGTAGCCTTTGTAGGAATTACTGAACCAGAACCAGCTTTATATGAAGCTCTGCATCAGAAAGGTATTTCTTGTATTCTGGGCACTATTGGCAACCTGGACCGCAGTGCAGAAGCCCGGCAAACGAATGTATATGCAAACCTTGTTAAAAACGGAGCAGATATTCTTGCTACAGACAAACCTATTGAGGCATCAGCTTCTATTGAGGAACTCATTCTCAAGAAAAGCTCTAAACGGAAGTTTTTCAAGAAGTAA